In Dioscorea cayenensis subsp. rotundata cultivar TDr96_F1 chromosome 11, TDr96_F1_v2_PseudoChromosome.rev07_lg8_w22 25.fasta, whole genome shotgun sequence, a single genomic region encodes these proteins:
- the LOC120272231 gene encoding uncharacterized protein LOC120272231: MGIRRELHPEYLSNGNTRLPPASFSMSNAEKDLFCHVLRNIKVPNAYSSNISKAVNEKERKLQGLKSHDYHILLHDLLPIALRSSMSKQVTLAISELSNIFKILCGKVLNVEAIDKLQDRAAIALCHLERIFPPSFFTIMVHLVIHLPLEAKLGGPVYYRWMYPIERFLLKLKNYVRNKRFQQGSIA, translated from the exons ATGGGTATTCGTCGAGAGCTTCATCCTGAATATCTTTCCAATGGAAATACAAGACTACCACCGGCATCCTTTTCCATGTCCAATGCTGAAAAAGATCTCTTTTGTCATGTACTGAGGAATATAAAAGTCCCAAATGCATACTCTTCAAATATTTCCAAAGCTGTGAATGAGAAAGAACGAAAACTTCAAGGGTTAAAATCTCATGACTATCATATATTACTACATGATTTGCTTCCAATTGCTTTGCGATCATCCATGTCCAAACAAGTGACTCTTGCCATTTCAGaactttcaaatattttcaaaatcctTTGTGGTAAGGTACTTAATGTGGAAGCCATTGACAAGCTTCAGGATCGAGCAGCAATAGCTTTATGCCacttagaaaggatttttccaCCTTCATTCTTCACTATAATGGTGCACCTAGTTATACATCTTCCATTGGAGGCCAAGCTTGGCGGTCCTGTTTATTACCGATGGATGTATCCAATCGAACG GTTTTTGcttaagttaaaaaattatgtccGAAATAAGAGATTTCAGCAAGGGTCTATTGCGTAA
- the LOC120272456 gene encoding tricetin 3',4',5'-O-trimethyltransferase-like: protein MGSSATTTTNITISEQADEEACLHAMQLVSSSILPMTFKAAIELNLFNIISAASPNSLSAIEITSLLPSSTPSTPIMLDRILRLLSSYSILTCSLSTDPISGAVTHRYAAAPVVKYLAQNEDGFTLSALGLMNQDKVLMESWYYLKDTVLNGGIPFNMAHGMTSFEYHGTDPRFNKVFNEGMKNHSAIIMKRILEKYRGFDDVKVLVDVGGGVGGTLAQVVAKHKHIKGINFDLPHVISEAAPIPGVEHIGGDMFESVPSGDAIFMKWILHDWSDEHGLKILKNCWKALPENGKVILVECILPVAPENTFAAQSVFHLDMIMLAHNPGGKERTAQEFESMAKQAGFSAMKPYFSFAGAWVIELFK from the exons atggGCTCCtctgccaccaccaccaccaacatcaccatCTCCGAGCAGGCGGACGAGGAAGCATGCCTCCATGCGATGCAACTTGTCAGCTCATCTATACTCCCCATGACTTTCAAAGCCGCCATCGAACTCAACCTCTTCAACATCATCTCCGCCGCCTCCCCCAACTCCCTCTCCGCCATCGAAATCACTTCCCTCCTCCCTTCCTCCACTCCTTCAACCCCAATCATGCTTGACCGCATCCTCCGTCTCCTCTCCAGCTACTCCATCCTCACCTGCTCCCTCTCCACTGACCCCATCTCCGGCGCCGTTACCCACCGTTACGCCGCCGCCCCCGTCGTCAAATACCTCGCCCAAAACGAAGATGGCTTCACTCTATCCGCTCTTGGCCTGATGAACCAAGACAAGGTCTTAATGGAAAGCTGGTACTATCTTAAGGACACTGTCCTTAATGGAGGGATACCCTTCAACATGGCTCATGGTATGACTTCGTTTGAGTACCATGGTACTGATCCAAGGTTCAATAAGGTCTTTAATGAAGGCATGAAGAATCATTCAGCTATCATAATGAAGAGAATTCTTGAAAAGTATAGAGGGTTTGATGATGTGAAGGTGCTTGTTGatgttggtggtggtgttggtggTACTCTTGCTCAAGTTGTTGCTAAACATAAGCATATTAAGGGTATTAATTTTGATCTTCCTCATGTTATCTCTGAAGCTGCCCCTATTCCag GTGTGGAGCATATTGGTGGGGATATGTTTGAGAGTGTTCCAAGTGGGGATGCCATTTTCATGAAA TGGATTCTACATGATTGGAGTGATGAGCATGGTTTGAAAATACTGAAAAATTGTTGGAAAGCTTTGCCTGAAAATGGAAAAGTGATACTGGTAGAGTGTATACTTCCAGTGGCACCAGAGAATACATTTGCAGCACAAAGTGTGTTTCATTTGGATATGATTATGTTGGCTCATAATCCTGGTGGTAAAGAGAGGACTGCACAAGAATTTGAGTCTATGGCTAAACAAGCTGGTTTTTCTGCTATGAAACCTTATTTCAGTTTTGCTGGGGCTTGGGTTATTGAACTGTTTAAATGA
- the LOC120272230 gene encoding uncharacterized protein LOC120272230 — MRRLKLKGIKIVQSDSTANNASGCDVGGATTSNFCGSNPSNHVGSTRSAPLPSVTPHSSIPSSSDDSNLNDQVATSNTCTRLDNLQPINEASELNSVDNQGQQRKRGRTTIKELWTLPPQERILVSSNQLGQPVGPEAQLLAAFLGMLARSGQHIGLQYESWHKVPKTLKDELFKFIELRFSLQISREYVLKSLGKKWRDYKHDLKTKHFKREESLQANKDKHSSATIRWQWEQLVDFWYSKKGEDSEKLGVASRKQQKYTHTCGSKSFARKEKEMVSNYKLVYICDSN, encoded by the exons ATGCGGAGATTAAAATTGAAAGGTATCAAAATTGTCCAATCTGACTCTACTGCTAACAATGCAAGTGGATGTGATGTTGGTGGTGCTACAACATCTAATTTTTGCGGCAGTAATCCATCAAACCATGTTGGTTCTACAAGGTCTGCTCCATTACCTAGTGTTACTCCACATAGCTCTATTCCGTCATCCTCAGATGATTCAAACCTTAATGATCAAGTTGCAACCAGTAATACATGCACAAGATTAGATAATCTTCAGCCAATCAATGAAGCCAGTGAATTGAATTCAG TTGATAATCAAggacaacaaagaaaaaggggtagaactactataaaagagTTATGGACATTACCTCCTCAAGAAAGGATTTTAGTAAGTTCCAATCAATTAGGACAACCAGTTGGACCCGAAGCACAATTATTGGCTGCATTTCTAGGTATGCTTGCTCGATCAGGCCAACATATTGGCCTCCAAtatgagagttggcataaagtaccaaaaacattgaaggatgaattgtttaaatttattgag TTAAGATTTTCCCTTCAAATTTCAAGAGAGTATGTGCTCAAATCTTTGGGGAAGAAATGGAGGGATTATAAGCatgatttgaaaacaaaacatttcaAACGAGAAGAAAGTCTACAGGCGAACAAGGACAAACATTCAAGTGCTACTATTCGATGGCAATGGGAACAATTAGTTGACTTTTGGTATTCAAAGAAAGGAGAG GATTCTGAAAAACTTGGGGTTGCTagtagaaaacaacaaaaatatacacacACTTGTGGATCGAAGAGTTTTgcgagaaaggaaaaagaaatggtaAGTAACTATAAACTTGTTTATATTTGTGATTCAAACTAA